The Bacillus sp. NEB1478 genome contains the following window.
AGCCGCACAAAACGGATCTCGTTTTTACAATTCGCGCGAATGGAAGAAATCACAAATTATTATTATCGGCAAACCCATCATTCGCCCGTATTCATTTAACAGAACATCAATACGAGAACCCAGACACACCTCCTATGTTTTGTATGCTATTAAGAAAACATTTGGAAAGTGCATTCATAGAATCTATTGAGCAGCTCGATATGGAGAGAATGATCAAAATCACTGTAAAAAACAGAGATGAGATCGGTGATGAGACAACAAAAGTTCTTTATGTGGAAATTATGGGGAGACACAGCAACATCATTTTAACCGATGAAAAAACAGGAAAAATTATAGACAGTATTAAGCATATACCTAGTTTTCAAAACCGTCATCGTACGATATTGCCTGGTTTCTCTTACGTACTTCCTCCTGCACAAGAAAAAGTAAATCCTTTTTCGATACACTCCAAAGAAGAATTTATCTCCAAGATAAATTGGAACGAAGGAAAACTAGATAAGCAGATCGTTTCCACGTTCAGCGGCCTTTCTCCTCTTATCGCTAAAGAAATCGTATGCAGGGCGGGACTTTCAGTAAAAGAAAAAGTAGCAGAATCTTTCCTTTCAATTATCACGCAGCTTAACGATGATCGATATGAACCTCAGATGATTACGAATGATACAAAAGAATATTTTTCTATCATTGAACTAAATCATGTAACAGGAGAGGTAAAAAGGTTTGATGACGTAAGCCGCTTGCTTGACCGTTATTATTATGGCAAGGCGGACCGTGACCGTATAAAACAGCAAGCAAACGATTTGGAAAAGTATTTGTCTAATGAGTACGATAAAATCGCAAAGAAAATCGGCAAACTAAATAAAGAGCTGGAGCAAACCGTAAACGCAGAAGAATTTCAAAAAAAAGGTGAACTCTTAACAGCTTATATGTATTTAGCAAAAAAAGGCGATAAGGAAATAGAGGTTGAAGACTATTTCACAGAGGAACAGCCAATTATAAAAATAGAACTCGATCCTCTTAAAAATCCTGCTGATAATGCACAATCGTATTTTAAAAAATATGCCAAACTTAAAAAATCCGTTTCTATCATTAAAGATCAAATCGATAAATCAGGAGAAGAACTTCTTTATTTTGAACGTCTGATTGTTCAAATGGATTCGGCATCTATGAAAGACGTAGAGGAAATTCGCGAAGAACTTAGCGAAGGCGGATATTTGAAGCATAGACAATCAAAACAAAAGAAAAAACAAAAATCCATTCCAAAGCCTGAACAGTTTGTCTCTACAGATGGAACAGAAATACTTGTCGGCAAGAATAACAAGCAAAATGATTATTTAACTTTCAAGTTATCCAGAGCAAATGAGACATGGCTTCATACGAAAGATATACCTGGTTCACATGTTGTGATCAAATCGGATTCTCCGAGTGAAACAGCCTTAACGGAAGCAGCTGTTTTAGCTGGATTTTATAGTAAAGCGAAAAACTCCAGTTCAGTTCCTGTAGACTTCACTTTGATTAAACATGTTAAAAAGCCAAATGGTTCTAAACCCGGATTTGTTATATATGATAATCAGCAAACGCTTTATGTCACTCCAGATGAAGATGTCGTTTGGAAACTGAAGAAATAAACAAAAGCAGAACAGTCCATTAAGATGGGATGTTCTGCTTTTTCTTTGCAATTGTAATAATAGCGAGTCCCCCAAGTACTTCTTTGTGACTTATTTCAGTAAAATGCAGTTTCTCAAGGAGCTCAGTCATTTCATCCGTAGTATATCTGTGTCTTTTCGTACTGACATTCGACCATTTCAACAGAGCTGTTCTCTCAAAGCCAGAAATTCCATTTTCTTTTCCATATTGTGCTGCTGTTTCCTGACTCATTTTTTCTGTAGGATTGAGCATTGCGATCTGCCCTCCTTGTTTCAACACGCGGTGTATTTCTTTAATTCCTTGTTCAGGATGAGGCAATAAGAACATTACACATGTCGATATTCCAAGATCAAAGGAGTGAGCATTAAAAGGCAGTTTCTCTGCGTCAGCTATTAAAAACTCACTTTTGCCGCTTAATTCATGATAAAAAAATTGCTGGATACTTGCTTTTACCATCTCTGATGAAAGATCGACACCGACTAATTTATTAGCCTCTTCCGCTCCTCGCAGCAAAAGTCTCCCTGTTCCACAGCCTACATCTAAAACATCTTTCCCATTCCACGATCCCGTTGTTTCTTTTAATGATTCATGAATTTTTTTGAGCCATGAAGTTCTCGCCATACTGTCAAAGAAAGAAACAAGCTCATCAAATTCCTCGCCGTTCATTTTACGCAAGGTAACCCTCATCTCCTTTTCTATTTGGAAATGGTTGCGGTCTCCCAATTTTCAGGGTCTTTCTGCCAGTCATTTAATAAAGAAAGTCCTCTGTCACTTATCGTGCCGCTCTTTTCAGCTTCCTTTATTAATGTACTAAACTTTGTAGCAGTTTGAAAGGATAGCCCCTCATTTTCAAAAGCTTCTTCCGCTTTCTTAAGACCATAGCTAAATATTCCCACGACTCCAGCAACTTCAATACCAGACTCACGAAGTGCCTGACAAGCTTGAATAGAACTTTTCCCTGTAGAAATTAAATCTTCTATCACAACCGCTTTTTTACTATTTTCACTTAAGCCTTCGATTTGCTTTCCTTTACCGTGGCTTTTCGCACTCGATCTTACATAGCACATCGGCAGCTGCATCTTCTCAGCTACAAAAGCAGCATGCGGAATCCCTGCTGTAGCAGT
Protein-coding sequences here:
- a CDS encoding NFACT RNA binding domain-containing protein, yielding MSFDGIMTRAIAKQLQETLTSGRISKVYQPHKTDLVFTIRANGRNHKLLLSANPSFARIHLTEHQYENPDTPPMFCMLLRKHLESAFIESIEQLDMERMIKITVKNRDEIGDETTKVLYVEIMGRHSNIILTDEKTGKIIDSIKHIPSFQNRHRTILPGFSYVLPPAQEKVNPFSIHSKEEFISKINWNEGKLDKQIVSTFSGLSPLIAKEIVCRAGLSVKEKVAESFLSIITQLNDDRYEPQMITNDTKEYFSIIELNHVTGEVKRFDDVSRLLDRYYYGKADRDRIKQQANDLEKYLSNEYDKIAKKIGKLNKELEQTVNAEEFQKKGELLTAYMYLAKKGDKEIEVEDYFTEEQPIIKIELDPLKNPADNAQSYFKKYAKLKKSVSIIKDQIDKSGEELLYFERLIVQMDSASMKDVEEIREELSEGGYLKHRQSKQKKKQKSIPKPEQFVSTDGTEILVGKNNKQNDYLTFKLSRANETWLHTKDIPGSHVVIKSDSPSETALTEAAVLAGFYSKAKNSSSVPVDFTLIKHVKKPNGSKPGFVIYDNQQTLYVTPDEDVVWKLKK
- a CDS encoding methyltransferase domain-containing protein, with amino-acid sequence MNGEEFDELVSFFDSMARTSWLKKIHESLKETTGSWNGKDVLDVGCGTGRLLLRGAEEANKLVGVDLSSEMVKASIQQFFYHELSGKSEFLIADAEKLPFNAHSFDLGISTCVMFLLPHPEQGIKEIHRVLKQGGQIAMLNPTEKMSQETAAQYGKENGISGFERTALLKWSNVSTKRHRYTTDEMTELLEKLHFTEISHKEVLGGLAIITIAKKKQNIPS
- the pyrE gene encoding orotate phosphoribosyltransferase, which translates into the protein MKTTIAQQLLNIKAVSLSPEEPFTWSSGMKSPIYCDNRLILAYPEFRNQVADVLVSLIKTHYPNIDVIAGTATAGIPHAAFVAEKMQLPMCYVRSSAKSHGKGKQIEGLSENSKKAVVIEDLISTGKSSIQACQALRESGIEVAGVVGIFSYGLKKAEEAFENEGLSFQTATKFSTLIKEAEKSGTISDRGLSLLNDWQKDPENWETATISK